The following coding sequences lie in one Arachis hypogaea cultivar Tifrunner chromosome 4, arahy.Tifrunner.gnm2.J5K5, whole genome shotgun sequence genomic window:
- the LOC112797329 gene encoding uncharacterized protein isoform X1 — protein sequence MEFVALAVDKTLGFVAQPVFRQLGYIFFYNSNVKNLVQGVEELEAERIAVQHQVDEALRKGDEIEQRVENWLKQASDIISKTEEFQQDGGHKGTRSWLFPNSMRLRYRLGKQAKKMKTDVDGLLPKADFNGASYRLGPRSMDAALSNIGYESFKSRDETMKSVKAALEDPTVRMIGIYGPGGVGKTTLVKEVAKQAMDENLFYPVILTSVTRNPDPKKIQGEIADMLGLRLEEESEIGRADRIRQRLKREKKNTLVILDDLWEGVDLNRLGIPFDDDGFSQMTIKDIPDFDNSMMKNEKATGEYKGCKILLTSRSKEVLSTQMDVKKNTIFSVGILDKKEAEKLFKKVAGVQGKNPKFERLTTEIVRKCGGLPMAIVAVARALTSMGYLDWNNAMDQLKRQEFMGLQNPMEFSVKLSYDHLGSENLKSVFLLCAQMGDRALIMDLMKYCIGLGIFQGVHTIREARNRTDTLLQKLKDSSLLLDTDSNDHFNMHDMIRDVALSIASKEQNVFFLRNGKIDEWPDMDELQRYTAISIHNSEIIDELPEDINCPLLKVFHIDSDDPSLRIPDKIFEGMKNLRILILTGVHLPHLPNSIKCLKNLKMLCLERCQLGENLSIIGELKKLRILSFSGSEIQNLPNELGNLGKLQFFDISNCTKLKGIPPNIISRQSSLEELYMRNSLSQWETEGQTSQTQSAILGELRHMHQLTTLDICISNAELLPTNLFFDKLINYKIVIGDSNMLSLGDFKMPHKYEVSRTLALQLKEPTDIHSQKGIKMLFKRVENLLLSDIYGVQNIFDELNLDGFPELKHLSIVRNSEIEHIIIESIDFSHPHNAFPKLESLCLYELNKMEKLCSAKLTTNCFSNLKSIKISCCGQLKSLFAFCMVQSLTKLEAIDVAECCSLEEIVGGGTDESNNNSVKVNRLKLPALRSLTLRSLPRLTGFLTNDNIYSEPQLVEEQVSDGGFNEITVVEESASHYLLNDQVAIPNLESLELLSINIHKIWSEQSPSLPLTHFCFQKLIKLNVKDCNRMAYLFTYSMATSLPNLKALSASGCKRMQEIFIYDNSNKDETKQISIFPKLEEIQFSGMERLTKIWPSRVTSKSFGSLTTVVIEKCKNLVTVFPGHTVGRFQKLISLKVFDCESVKEIFDIQNSTPQGLSGYETYLQFFYIKELPSLKILWNKDPEGILSIKNLQILEVYGCHNLKYLFPFSVAKDLDKLQCLTVLNCNEMEEIIPMGKKSTASSTLKLPQLSFLQLQQLPKLKNFFGGGAIGLPELKQLAVCYCENLEAQPIFGDEKVISKLEMLTMTMTQKGSEWLNQWISKCRMNSLKDLRLALLQNIKILYEFLHKIPNLEDLTLYSCQFKEVLPHGSLAAPKKIGTVVQVKGLVLWDLPDLQKIGFERDPVFQMIERLRVHRCPRLIDIVPASVSFTYLTLLEVSDCNSLINLMAFSTAKSLFQLTTMKIIKCNKMEEIVRKDGTEEETEDVVFSKLMTLEIASLEKLKSFCCSRNCSFKFPSLEKLILRECPSMKVFSAGATSTPKLLKVQVAEEKEKWRWVGDLNGTIGNIFTEAFATGVEHLKLGDQSMLEEIWKGQVTVPNKWFNNLKSLVIKKCKFLSIVIPSNLLPFLSKLEELEVQDCNSVKVIYDMKDVTEETRSMKNMGQVFPCPFPLKKFILKELPNLEHVWNRDPQGIVSLKNLQDVHVERCKSLRSIFPESVAKDLAQLENIVVRYCEEMVEMIARDGESSSEATKEFVFPSLSSLILWQLPKLKWFPRELKIKFPQLKSLDVHHCLLTSALEIYQTACLEDHASTSVAKVFPNFERLSLNKEETMMICHGRQLEVNLLQKLKCLILQCFHSRCSMFPYGFLQKFPHIEEVEVRCCYFKKIFSMDRPDMNYGGVPSKLKQLKLNTMPELNSIGFEHSLADSILKNLEKLEVSGCPRLVNLTPSTVFFSKLAELTVSQCHELDYLLTYSTAKSMHMLEKISISHCQSLKVVVAREIDELDENEHHEIIFEKLKALYLDSLTNLACFYDGISSLNFPLLEQVSVFECPMMESFCQGNAVSPNLSGVKFHGHMSKLKLFGVEYEDHADSHWGTDLKTIISEAFKETAAEFLSHVNHLKLGDHSELKLKDIWFGVVQVPDTCFNNLKSLILENCRFISNVIPSNLLSFLSSLEELEVRNCELVNVIFDVKDITGDKSNMNIGQAAPLQLALKKLKLENLPNLMHVWSKDPHGLFRLPALQVMHVNGCSSIKSLFPVSVAQDLLNLEIIEVSYCGSLEELFQPDIGAEEGITIKFLFPCLTVLILGNLQNFKYIYPGKYEVEFHMLKSLKVYLCKKFTPIFRIDHQKHPDYEHHQNHPDGEFQEFQDNQQALLSIEQVAASLEQLSLNTEDIVMIDQSISQFDLLNKLKALELQCFEYESTFPFGLLQKLPNTEKLQVSHSSFKMIFPPEAGPWLSSCIDDTSYNHEDHSNFLSFTDQIRYVLAALQHAGIRPIDNEHDAKALVPKLKELYLNALPELRAIGLENTWVDVLSRGLKTLEICRCPSLVNLAPSTVLFSSLTNLTVKECGGLQYLFTLSTAKSMHLLENMCICQCESMTEIVDKEEDESDLQVDITLGRLNTLYLDSLENLVSFYAGNSILKFPSLEQVSVFECPKMKVFCQSGVDTPKLMGVEFSNHMDEPCWFGDLNITTWKQSEQMITKFACEVQHLELSEHPELQMFWNNVVSVPDTCFENLESLVVESCEWSSTAIPSNIHSLLSSLKELQVGNCNCVNAIFDGRDIRGDRRMKDLEPALFLSRMILNQLPNLEHIWNTGLQGVAGQQQSEEVYIDGCDKLRSLFPASIEKYLMKLEKLDVKRCLRLEEIVGRDKVCTGAIMECILPAVSFSSLKELCLSDCPRLIYVFSSSTAKSLVQLEKMHINKCKSIKEIVAKEVNDAIQRQIIFGQLKVLSLNSLPSLASFYEGNSTLKFPELVEAIIYECPKMKIFSPGLETPKLEAIQISPQASDKRWEHDLNHTIKAFIAWKVTKFACEVQFLKLIDHPELEDIFCGVALAPFESYFSNLKILVVEGCEFLSSVIHFKLFPFLNNLEELQVRHCDSVKEIFDVEGLMNNVVPSASQSFPRIKKLTLENLPDLQHILRITDHQGIFTFPDLEKVEVRECKSLISLFPAKIAKGLVKLEMLHVIHCAGLVEIAAKDEAATEAKNELFEFPNLKWVILLELPELRHFYPGPHNKECPKLKELDVSCCRNPKIFSTAQDFGENYQLFSWAKRLIAWVK from the exons GATGACTATCAAAGACATACCAGACTTTGACAATAGCATGATGAAGAACGAAAAGGCTACTGGTGAATACAAAGGGTGCAAAATTTTGCTAACTTCCAGAAGCAAAGAAGTATTGTCTactcaaatggatgtgaagaaaAATACAATTTTCTCTGTGGGTATTTTGGACAAAAAGGAAGCCGAGAAGTTGTTTAAGAAGGTAGCTGGAGTACAAGGGAAGAATCCCAAATTTGAACGTTTAACTACTGAAATTGTAAGGAAGTGCGGAGGGTTACCCATGGCAATTGTTGCTGTTGCAAGAGCGCTGACAAGCATGGGCTACTTGGACTGGAACAATGCAATGGACCAACTGAAAAGGCAAGAATTTATGGGACTGCAGAATCCTATGGAATTTTCCGTGAAgttaagttatgatcatttgggAAGTGAGAACCTTAAGTCTGTTTTCTTGCTTTGTGCTCAAATGGGTGATCGTGCATTAATTATGGACTTGATGAAGTACTGCATTGGCTTGGGTATATTTCAGGGGGTCCATACAATTAGAGAAGCTCGAAATAGAACAGATACATTACTCCAGAAGCTAAAAGACTCAAGTTTGTTGTTGGATACTGATTCCAATGATCATTTCAATATGCATGATATGATTCGCGATGTTGCCCTGTCTATAGCATCCAAGGAGCAAAATGTATTTTTTCTGAGAAATGGAAAAATAGATGAATGGCCTGACATGGATGAACTTCAAAGGTATACGGCTATTTCCATACACAATAGTGAAATCATTGATGAGCTTCCAGAAGATATAAATTGTCCTCTGCTTAAAGTCTTTCATATTGATAGTGATGATCCGTCATTGAGAATACCGGACAAGATTTTTGAGGGAATGAAAAATCTCAGAATATTGATTTTGACTGGCGTTCATCTACCACACTTACCAAATTCAATTAAATGCCTGAAGAATCTTAAAATGCTTTGTTTGGAGAGGTGCCAACTAGGTGAGAACTTATCCATCATTGGAGAGTTGAAAAAACTACGAATTCTAAGCTTTTCGGGGTCAGAAATTCAGAACTTACCAAATGAGTTAGGCAATTTGGGTAAGTTACAATTCTTTGACATCAGTAATTGCACCAAACTCAAGGGCATTCCTCCTAATATCATATCAAGGCAGAGTAGTTTGGAAGAGTTGTATATGAGAAATAGCTTGTCTCAGTGGGAAACTGAAGGACAAACAAGCCAAACTCAAAGTGCTATCCTTGGTGAATTAAGGCATATGCATCAATTAACAACTCTTGACATATGCATCTCTAATGCTGAACTTTTGCCAACGAATCTATTTTTTGATAAGTTGATAAATTACAAGATTGTGATTGGAGACTCCAATATGCTTTCTCTTGGAGATTTCAAGATGCCCCATAAGTATGAAGTGTCAAGAACTTTGGCATTACAGTTGAAAGAACCTACTGATATTCACTCTCAAAAAGGGATTAAAATGTTGTTCAAAAGAGTTGAAAATCTGCTGTTGTCAGATATTTATGGTGTTCAGAATATTTTTGATGAGTTGAATTTGGATGGATTTCCAGAGTTGAAACATTTGTCCATTGTAAGAAACTCTGAGATTGAGCACATCATCATTGAGTCAATAGACTTCTCACATCCACATAATGCATTTCCCAAGTTGGAGTCTTTGTGTCTCTACGAATTGAACAAGATGGAGAAATTATGCTCTGCTAAGCTTACAACTAACTGCTTTAGCAATTTGAAATCCATCAAAATTAGTTGTTGTGGACAACTGAAAAGTCTCTTTGCCTTCTGTATGGTTCAGTCTCTTACTAAACTTGAAGCAATTGACGTTGCTGAATGCTGTTCTTTGGAGGAGATAGTTGGTGGGGGAACAGATGAAAGTAATAACAACTCTGTGAAAGTTAATAGGCTGAAGTTACCTGCGCTGCGCTCTTTGACACTACGCTCATTGCCAAGGTTAACTGGTTTCTTGACCAATGATAACATCTATTCTGAACCACAGTTGGTAGAGGAGCAAGTGTCAGATGGTGGTTTCAATGAAATTACTGTGGTAGAGGAATCGGCTTCCCATTATCTCTTAAATGATCAG GTGGCAATTCCCAACTTAGAAAGTTTGGAATTATTGTCAATCAACATCCACAAGATATGGAGTGAGCAGTCTCCGTCCCTGCCTTTGACTCATTTCTGCTTTCAGAAATTGATAAAACTGAATGTGAAAGATTGTAATAGAATGGCATATTTATTTACATACTCCATGGCTACAAGCCTGCCAAACCTCAAAGCCCTTTCTGCAAGTGGATGCAAGAGGATGCAGGAAATATTTATCTATGACAATTCTAACAAGGATGAAACAAAG CAGATTAGCATCTTTCCTAAATTGGAGGAAATCCAATTTAGCGGCATGGAGAGGTTGACAAAGATATGGCCCTCCAGAGTCACTTCAAAATCCTTTGGTAGTCTAACTACTGTGGTTATTGAAAAGTGTAAAAATCTTGTCACAGTTTTTCCTGGTCACACTGTGGGAAGATTTCAGAAGCTAATCAGCTTGAAGGTTTTTGATTGTGAGTCTGTGAAAGAGATATTTGACATTCAAAATAGCACTCCACAAGGACTTTCTGGGTATGAAACTTATCTTCAGTTCTTTTATATCAAAGAGCTTCCCAGTCTGAAGATTTTGTGGAACAAAGATCCTGAAGGAATTCTTTCCATTAAAAATCTACAAATACTGGAGGTGTATGGATGCCACAACTTAAAATATCTCTTCCCATTTTCTGTGGCCAAAGATCTTGATAAACTTCAATGCCTCACTGTATTAAATTGCAATGAAATGGAAGAAATTATTCCCATGGGAAAAAAATCTACTGCAAGTAGTACCCTTAAGCTTCCTCAATTATCCTTTTTGCAATTGCAACAACTACCAAAACTGAAGAATTTCTTTGGGGGCGGAGCTATTGGGTTACCAGAATTGAAACAGCTTGCAGTGTGCTATTGTGAAAATCTAGAAGCACAACCAATATTTGGAGATGAAAAG gtcATCTCCAAGCTAGAGATGTTAACAATGACAATGACCCAGAAGGGATCAGAGTGGCTAAACCAGTGGATAAGCAAATGTCGAATGAACAGTTTAAAGGATCTTCGCTTGGCACTATTGCAGAATATTAAGATTCTGTACGAATTTCTCCACAAAATTCCTAACCTTGAAGACTTGACTTTGTACAGTTGTCAGTTCAAGGAAGTGTTGCCTCATGGAAGCCTTGCAGCACCTAAAAAAATAGGGACTGTAGTACAGGTTAAGGGTTTGGTACTGTGGGATTTGCCTGATCTTCAGAAAATTGGCTTTGAAAGAGATCCAGTTTTTCAGATGATAGAGCGATTAAGGGTACATCGCTGTCCCCGTTTGATTGATATAGTGCCTGCATCAGTATCTTTCACATACTTAACGCTTCTGGAAGTGAGTGACTGTAACAGCTTAATAAACTTAATGGCATTCTCTACAGCAAAAAGCTTGTTTCAACTCACAACAATGAAGATTATTAAATGCAACAAGATGGAGGAAATTGTAAGAAAAGACGGAACTGAAGAAGAAACAGAAGATGTTGTGTTCAGCAAATTGATGACTCTGGAAATTGCATCTCTTGAAAAACTCAAAAGTTTTTGCTGCTCTAGAAATTGTTCCTTTAAGTTTCCGTCACTGGAAAAATTAATACTAAGAGAGTGTCCATCAATGAAAGTCTTCTCTGCGGGAGCAACAAGCACACCAAAACTACTGAAAGTACAGGTtgcagaagagaaagaaaaatggcgCTGGGTTGGTGATTTAAATGGAACCATAGGAAATATTTTTACAGAGGCG TTTGCCACTGGAGTAGAGCATTTGAAACTCGGTGATCAGTCTATGCTGGAAGAGATATGGAAGGGTCAAGTAACAGTTCCAAACAAGTGGTTCAACAATTTGAAGTCTTTGGTCATCAAGAAATGCAAATTTTTGTCGATCGTAATACCTTCTAATTTACTTCCCTTCCTAAGTAAACTGGAGGAGTTGGAAGTGCAAGACTGTAATTCTGTCAAAGTAATATATGACATGAAAGATGTAACTGAAGAAACAAGAAGCATGAAAAATATGGGACAAGTCTTTCCTTGTCCATTCCCTTTGAAGAAGTTTATCCTAAAGGAGCTTCCAAATTTGGAGCACGTGTGGAACAGGGATCCTCAAGGAATTGTTAGCCTTAAAAATTTGCAGGATGTGCATGTTGAAAGATGTAAAAGTCTTAGAAGTATATTTCCAGAATCTGTTGCCAAAGACCTGGCGCAACTTGAAAACATTGTTGTAAGATACTGTGAGGAGATGGTGGAAATGATTGCCAGAGATGGTGAATCGTCCTCAGAAGCAACTAAAGAGTTTGTGTTTCCTTCTTTGTCCTCATTGATTCTATGGCAATTGCCAAAGCTCAAGTGGTTTCCTAGGGAGCTTAAGATAAAGTTTCCTCAGTTGAAAAGTTTAGATGTTCATCACTGTTTATTGACATCTGCATTGGAAATCTATCAAACAGCATGCCTGGAGGATCATGCCTCTACATCAGTTGCAAAG GTTTTTCCCAACTTCGAGAGACTTTCACTCAATAAAGAGGAAACCATGATGATCTGCCATGGACGACAGCTTGAGGTGAACCTCCTACAGAAATTGAAATGCCTTATTTTGCAGTGTTTTCATAGTCGGTGTAGCATGTTTCCTTATGGATTCCTTCAAAAATTTCCCCACATAGAAGAAGTTGAAGTGCGTTGTTGTTACTTCAAGAAGATATTCTCCATGGATAGACCAGACATGAATTACGGAGGAGTTCCCTCAAAGCTGAAGCAGTTAAAGCTGAACACTATGCCCGAGCTCAATTCCATTGGGTTCGAACACTCTTTGGCAGACTCAATTCTCAAAAATCTTGAGAAATTGGAAGTATCTGGTTGTCCTCGTTTAGTAAACTTGACTCCATCCACTGTGTTTTTCTCCAAACTGGCAGAATTGACTGTCTCTCAATGTCATGAACTGGACTACTTATTGACATATTCTACAGCCAAAAGTATGCATATGCTTGAGAAGATTTCTATAAGCCATTGTCAGTCCCTAAAAGTGGTTGTAGCTAGAGAGATTGATGAATTAGATGAGAATGAGCATCATGAGATAATTTTTGAGAAGCTCAAAGCATTGTACCTTGACTCATTGACAAACCTTGCATGTTTCTATGATGGCATTTCCTCTTTGAACTTCCCATTGTTGGAACAAGTGTCTGTATTTGAATGCCCTATGATGGAAAGTTTCTGTCAAGGTAATGCAGTATCACCAAACTTGTCAGGTGTCAAATTTCATGGGCATATGAGTAAGCTTAAGTTGTTTGGAGTTGAATATGAGGACCATGCAGATAGCCACTGGGGAACTGATCTCAAAACTATTATTTCAGAGGCATTTAAGGAAACg GCTGCAGAGTTTCTATCTCATGTAAACCATTTGAAACTGGGAGATCATTCTGagctaaaactaaaagatatatGGTTTGGTGTAGTTCAAGTCCCGGATACATGCTTCAACAATTTGAAGTCTTTGATTTTGGAAAATTGTCGCTTTATATCAAATGTAATACCTTCCAATTTACTGTCTTTTCTAAGCTCCTTGGAGGAGCTGGAAGTAAGAAATTGCGAATTGGTGAATGTAATATTTGATGTGAAAGATATTACAGGAGATAAAAGTAATATGAATATTGGTCAAGCTGCTCCCCTCCAACTAGCCCTAAAgaaattgaaattagaaaattTACCAAATCTGATGCATGtatggagtaaagatcctcatgggcTTTTCAGGCTTCCTGCACTACAAGTAATGCATGTCAATGGATGTAGTAGCATTAAAAGTTTGTTTCCAGTATCAGTTGCTCAAGATCTATTGAATCTTGAAATTATTGAAGTAAGCTACTGCGGGTCCCTAGAGGAACTTTTTCAACCAGATATAGGAGCTGAAGAAGGCATAACTATAAAGTTTCTCTTCCCATGTCTGACCGTACTGATACTAGGTAACTTGCAAAATTTCAAGTACATCTACCCAGGAAAATATGAGGTGGAATTTCACATGCTGAAAAGTTTAAAAGTTTACCTTTGTAAAAAGTTCACTCCTATATTTCGAATTGACCATCAGAAGCATCCGGATTATGAACACCATCAAAATCATCCAGATGGTGAATTTCAAGAATTTCAAGATAATCAACAAGCCCTTCTCTCGATTGAACAG GTTGCTGCCAGCTTGGAGCAACTGTCGCTCAATACAGAAGATATTGTGATGATTGaccagagtatatctcagtttgACCTCCTTAATAAATTGAAAGCTCTGGAACTGCAATGCTTTGAATATGAATCTACTTTTCCATTTGGGTTGCTTCAAAAGTTACCCAACACTGAAAAGCTACAAGTGAGTCATAGTTCCTTCAAGATGATATTCCCCCCTGAAGCAGGTCCTTGGCTGTCTTCTTGTATTGATGATACATCCTATAACCATGAGGATCACTCTAACTTCCTCTCATTCACTGATCAAATACGTTATGTGTTAGCGGCTCTACAACACGCCGGGATCCGTCCTATTGATAATGAGCATGATGCAAAAGCATTAGTTCCAAAGCTGAAAGAGTTATATCTGAATGCTTTGCCTGAGCTCAGAGCGATAGGATTGGAGAACACCTGGGTGGACGTCCTTTCTAGAGGCCTTAAGACCTTGGAAATATGCAGATGTCCGTCTTTAGTAAACTTGGCTCCATCCACTGTGCTTTTCTCCAGCCTGACAAATTTGACTGTAAAAGAATGTGGTGGATTGCAATATTTATTCACATTGTCAACAGCAAAAAGCATGCATCTACTTGAGAATATGTGCATATGCCAATGTGAGTCAATGACAGAGATAGTGGACAAAGAGGAGGATGAATCAGATCTTCAAGTTGACATAACTCTCGGGCGGCTCAACACGTTGTACCTTGACTCGTTGGAAAACCTTGTAAGCTTTTATGCAGGCAATTCTATTTTGAAATTCCCATCCTTGGAACAAGTTTCTGTGTTCGAATGTCCCAAAATGAAAGTGTTCTGCCAAAGTGGCGTGGATACTCCAAAGTTGATGGGAGTTGAATTTAGCAACCACATGGATGAACCATGTTGGTTTGGTGATCTTAACATCACGACATGGAAGCAATCTGAACAAATG ATTACAAAGTTTGCATGTGAAGTACAACATTTGGAGCTTAGTGAACACCCTGAACTACAAATGTTTTGGAACAATGTAGTTTCTGTTCCGGACACATGCTTTGAAAATTTGGAATCATTGGTTGTGGAGAGCTGTGAATGGTCTTCAACTGCAATACCTTCTAATATACATTCTTTGCTGAGCAGCTTGAAAGAATTACAAGTGGGAAACTGTAATTGTGTGAATGCAATATTTGATGGAAGAGATATAAGGGGTGACAGAAGGATGAAAGATTTGGAACCAGCCTTGTTCCTGTCAAGAATGATATTGAATCAGCTACCAAACCTGGAGCATATCTGGAATACAGGGCTTCAAGGAGTTGCTGGACAACAACAATCTGAAGAAGTATATATAGATGGATGTGACAAGCTTAGAAGTCTGTTTCCAGCATCAATTGAAAAATATCTAATGAAGCTTGAAAAACTTGATGTGAAACGCTGTCTGAGGTTAGAGGAAATTGTTGGGAGAGACAAAGTATGCACAGGAGCAATAATGGAGTGTATATTACCGGCAGTATCTTTCTCAAGTCTAAAAGAACTGTGCTTATCTGATTGTCCTAGACTGATATATGTATTCTCATCCTCAACAGCTAAAAGTTTGGTGCAACTTGAGAAGATGCATATAAACAAGTGTAAATCAATAAAAGAAATTGTGGCCAAGGAAGTAAATGATGCAATTCAACGTCAGATAATCTTTGGGCAGCTCAAAGTGTTATCTCTAAATTCTTTGCCAAGCCTAGCAAGCTTTTATGAAGGGAATTCCACATTGAAATTCCCTGAACTAGTTGAGGCAATCATTTACGAATGCCCCAAAATGAAGATTTTCTCTCCAGGGTTAGAGACACCAAAGTTGGAGGCCATCCAAATTTCTCCACAGGCATCAGACAAGAGGTGGGAGCATGATCTTAACCATACAATAAAGGCGTTCATTGCATGGAAG GTTACGAAGTTTGCATGTGAAGTACAGTTTTTGAAACTCATTGATCACCCTGAACTTGAAGATATATTTTGTGGGGTAGCTCTAGCGCCATTCGAGTCATACTTCagcaatttgaaaattttggtgGTGGAGGGGTGTGAATTTTTATCAAGTGTGATACACTTTAAGTTATTTCCTTTCCTAAATAACTTGGAAGAGTTACAAGTACGACACTGTGATTCTGTCAAGGAAATTTTCGATGTGGAAGGTTTAATGAATAATGTGGTACCATCTGCATCCCAAAGCTTTCCACGGATCAAGAAATTGACTTTAGAAAATCTACCAGATCTGCAGCATATTTTGAGAATCACAGATCATCAAGGAATTTTCACATTTCCTGATTTGGAGAAAGTGGAAGTTAGGGAATGTAAAAGCCTTATCAGTTTGTTTCCAGCAAAAATAGCCAAAGGTCTTGTGAAACTTGAAATGCTTCATGTAATACACTGTGCAGGGCTAGTAGAAATTGCTGCCAAGGATGAGGCAGCCACAGAAGCGAAAAATGAGTTGTTTGAATTTCCCAATTTGAAATGGGTCATATTATTGGAACTACCTGAGCTCAGGCACTTTTACCCTGGGCCACACAATAAAGAATGCCCTAAGCTTAAAGAATTAGATGTGTCTTGTTGTCGTAATCCGAAGATCTTTTCCACAGCTCAAGACTTCGGTGAGAACTATCAGCTCTTTTCTTGGGCCAAAAG GTTAATAGCCTGGGTTAAATGA